The nucleotide window CACGCTATCGCAGCGTCCCTATGCCTCGTCATCCTTCCTGCCGCGCCGTCCTCAACACAAGGCCAGCAGGTCGGCGCGCAGGCGGTCCGGGTTCAGGTCCGGCAGGCTGCGGTCGATTTCGCCGTGGGTCGCGCGCCAGACCGGCACCGCGGCGACTAGGACGTCGCGCCCGGCGTCGGTGAGACGCAGGCGCCGGCCGCGCTTGTCCACCTCATCGACCACGACCTCGACCAGCCCGCGCCGCTCCAGCGGCTTCAAGTTGGCGGTCAGGGTCGTGCGGTCCATGGCGAGCAGCGGCGCGACGTCCCCGATTCGCGGCGGCGACGGGCGGTTCAGCGACATCAGCAGCGAATACTGCCCGTTGGTCAGGCCGAAGGGGCGA belongs to Kiloniellales bacterium and includes:
- a CDS encoding MarR family winged helix-turn-helix transcriptional regulator — translated: MTMRDDLPLDVTHEVRDRCLCLHLQRAARAIARRFDEALRPFGLTNGQYSLLMSLNRPSPPRIGDVAPLLAMDRTTLTANLKPLERRGLVEVVVDEVDKRGRRLRLTDAGRDVLVAAVPVWRATHGEIDRSLPDLNPDRLRADLLALC